aaaattaaccGTTAATAATTCATAATAGATAAATcattactaatatttaataataataaaaaaaaagatgtatttgATCTATATTATGGATCAAATTGGTTCatattattaaacaaatacatcatcttttgttgatttatttgtAAAGTATTTGTCTCTTATAAAAAGCACCATATAGACCTTGCACAATTCACTAATGTCAATATTGGTAGGTCTCTTATAAAATGGATTGAAGTATCTCGTTCAACGGACAAAAATCGATATTGTTGAGTTGAATATCATATTTCGAGTTCAAACTGAATCATAATACGTAtgaatttgtttattattttctatatagacataaaaaatgaataagagGGAATACTATATTGCTTCAAAAGTCACACAAACAAATAATTACgatgtataatttattttacacaaCCTTGTATGGATTTTTTCTTGTGGTAATAACTGGAAATTAAACTTTATAAGTAATatatgattaacatttagtaaTATCGATTTGATTAACATTAAGCTTGTAATAATCATTGTATGTGAGAAAGCCAATTTGCCCCCgcaataataaaagaaattaattactatgtataatgtaaaaaattatatattgtgagtacatcataattatttatgattttggaTGTAGttattatacaaattaaaaaaagttaatgatTCGACGGTTTGAgattatttatgtaaaaaaactTTTAGAATGTTacgtgtatataaattaaatctataaaaaatatagaaatcaaTGGAGAGCATAAAAAATGTGTCAACAAAATATTTTCCTTCCCTCTTACACTGATCTCCACCATCAGTTCCTCTCCCTTCTAAGAAAAACAAATCATTCTATTacatgtagaaaaaaaaaagaaaaaaaaagtattgtgTGTGcctcaaaaaacaaaatagagaGTAGTTGCATGTCAATTTGTTCTTTGTGATTCACTGATATTGCATATCGTTATCACAAAGAAacaattcaatttttgttttatcacCCCAACATTCCCAACCTTTTCTCTTTCTTCGTGTATTGGGCTTTGCTTAGtttcaaatcaatcaaattATTGATTGCGTAAATTTAAAAAGGAAAACTTTGCTTGTGGTCCATCCATGGCTATATGTTGTTGTAAGTTACCTTTAGTTGATTTTGTTTAGTTgcatattctttttattataatatatagtttTGATTAATCAGGGTCCAATCTTGTGTTGTTCCCCATTTGGTACGCAAACCTCAACAGGGTCCTCTGTTTTATCTTCTCTTAGGAATTAGTGATTGAAATATGGAGGATAATCACAAGTTGGTGCGTAAGATTTTGTTTAATTCCTTTGTTAGATTTATATTTCTTCATCGTATTGGTTtgattaatagtattttattaatttaaatttggttTTTGAAGGTGGATTTGTCATCTTCATGTTATTATGGTTGTGGAGATGGTATTGAAATGGAACAGAAACAGAGAATTACAGAATCAGATCACATGAATGCATTTCAATACACAGGCGATAAAGTCGATAGTTTTGTGATTGATATGGATGCCTACTCTTCCGGCATCAACAAAGATGCCACCAATACAAATTCCAGAATTACGGTATGACTCTCTCTTTTTCATTCATAATATAAACTAAGATGTAATAATACATGAGTATGTTCATAGTGTTATTGAACTTGAAAGGACACAATTTGAAGggatatttatttatacaaagataatataaaatattttacattaatgttcaatatgttattgttatttttaaaatgatgtagcaatatgataaaattttattgaataataatgtaaaattaatttatagtgATTATGTATCTTTTTTATGGACATTACAATTAAACTATTTATAGTGATCATGTTTGAGAAAGTAGAGTAAGGTTCTTTTATTCCATTTTGTTTGGTGTGACATGTTGTGTGTATCTAAGATGtactacaaaaaatataattttccctATACAATAAAGGGTTTATTGACatttgaatttgattatgattctgacacacacaaaaaaaagttGCAGAGGAGCCTTTCGAGGAAAGGATCTCAGCGTGTGGGAGATAGGAAGTTGAATGGCATCACAACGCTAAGTCCTCATAGTcatgatattaataataataataataataaggatgCCATCTCTGCTTTATGCTCACCAAAAGGTACTCTCACAGGTTCTTGCAGTACTCCAGATAAGGCTGCATCAATGGCAGTGGGGTCCACTGATCATTTCATTAACACCACCGCTACTGAAACCAAATCAATCACTCGTAGAAATAGTTTCATacgttcttcttcttcttgccCACTTGATCCTAAAAGGGTTCTTATTTTCTTTGCCACCTTGTAAGATTCACTtctcatcttttattttttttactactttTGCTTCTATCTActacattttcattttttatttatttatttttaaataggtcAAGCATGGGAACAATGTTGCTCATATACTTCACTCTTATTACTAATAAGCAAAACGAAGATCAATTTCTGGGTGATACTAATCACTGACTCAATGAACCCACCCAATTTAGGAACAACATTCACAGAACTAAGACTTAGATGTTTTATTTTCAACATCACCTTTTAGGCACTTTATAAAGACATGTATTGtatatatcactttttttttttttgttattgtaaAGGGAAAACAATAAGAGACATCCCttataatttgtttgttatgTTGGATGTCTAGGCTTGGCAGAGGATCAAAACGTCACTTTTTACTCTTTCTGATTCTTGATCCTTATCTAATACTATTGCAATAGTACTAGTTGGTGTTGGAATATTAAACTATATAGCCACAATAAtgctaattaattaatgtaattatgcaccacttaattattttcatgatttatATAAGAAACCTGGATAGGCCAATTTTGGAACCTAACTTGTGAACATCATCACGAACTTGTTGTCTATATTCTTGAAAGCTGAATTTCTTGTAAACAGAGGGATCTGCACAACTCTCTATCATTGTGTCATAGGAAGGGCAAAGAAAATAAGCCACAGAGAACCTTTCTACTCTTGGATTGGTCACAACTCGATGCTCAACACTCTTATACACTCCATTGCTCCAAGCCTTCATGTATTGCATTATTAACAACAATAGTAgtctaatattaatatttattcaagaagaaaaaaaaaacaagaagacCAAACTGATAGTTCTGTATTGAAATTACAAATATACATCTAAATTTCTCTTTTGTTtgtaattttatgaattaaattgaGTAATGAAATGCAAATTCGAATAACTAAAttgatataagaaaaaatttacATACTAAAATGACTAACAAAATATGCATttagatgtatttttttataacttcaATACATTCAATGACTATTTTTACGACACCTATCAATGACCAAAATGATTTTtactcaaatataattaattaagtacCTGAAATAAGTCTCCAATGTTGATTATAAGAACATCGGGGTTTGGTTTAACTGCGACCCATTTTCCATCTTTCACCAATTGTAAACCTCCAACTTGATCTTGATATAATATGGTGAGGAAGTCACTATCAGTATGTGGCATTAGACCATGAATCCTAAAATCAATGGGGCATGGTGGATATCTGTTCAACCTAAGATAACATGTGTTTGGCAAGCAATTCTTCTTAAAGAAAGTTGATTGCTGACCCAATTTCTCAGCCAATATATCAGCTAATATTTGTGCAAGGTTTGAAACTGTGGTAGCAAATTGTTCAATTATTGAACTGCATACATATATAAACATCCATTAAAGTTAGTTAGGCTAATAGGTTGATCACACATATATATGGTAACAACTAACAAGCAGAATGGTAAGGAATAATTTTGAATAGTATATATCAACATAAGTtcatgaaaaatgaaaatatcatGAATTGATTTATGACAAAATATCAATTCAAAGTATAGGCTTTTGAGAATGACACTTGATGAATTTACTTATGAAAAGAGGGACTAAAAGAAAAGTACAGGATTAGTGATGAAAATGTTAAAAGAAAAGGACAAGCTAACTCATAAATGTGTGTAAGCTTGAGCCAAGGTAAGATGGTCCAAATAAAGTTGAATTTGGAGCATTTGCATAAGGTGTCTCTATTCCCCTCTACATCATCtctatttctttcttcttcattttatcTCAAGAAGTGGTGGTCAATTCAAGTTTCAGTGGTCaagacatattttatttttaatattaactttaaaaataaaaaacaaagaacGACCCAAAAGGAGCCcttatttattgaaaaactcaaattattttaagaaatgtcaaaatttgggttttaaaaaacatattagaTTAACAAATAAAGTCATTGAAAAACTGATTGTTTTTTGAACATGGCATTTTATAAAACTAAAGTTTTGAGTTTGTGGAAAGAATGCATCGTAATATaactcaaattttgattttattttttattttgaaaaaatttaagaaaatccaaattttaacgtttttgaaataatatttttattctgaaaaattaaattacgtGATTTAATTACCATCTAAGCacgccaaatattaaaatttaaaaaatattgaaaatggttattttttataattgaattatGAGGTTGTCTAAGACTTGTAAAAATATAGAtcgaaaattttattaaaaatattatatttattatctatattttattattataaaattaattttgtttttatcgtGGATAGcgcaattttaaaaaatgggtgtaaagtgatatttttttgaaaatgtggCAGTAAAATGATTCACTTATGGAAAAATTCTGCGTTCTTTTGTACATTAACTATCAACAAGAAAAATTCAAGAAACAACTAACTGAGAATTTTCAGTAAAAGAAAACTAAATGAAAATTTGACTAATTAATGGATTGGATAAGAAGATGAAATATGGAATGATAGTGACCAGAGCCACATTTTTTTAGCAACTATGGAGTAAAAATAATGCATATATAAAACTTAAGGAAAAATCTGCTTGATTTTAGGATTTTTCTTCGTCTTGAATTAAGTGTATTCGTtggagtttttgtttttaataaaaaaattagctAAAAAAATGTGACTAATGATGGATAACATACCTAAGATGAGTGGTTGATCGAGTAGATCCTATTATATCTGTTAAAGGAATATGAAATGCTTCTGACCAAGATAATTGTGTAACGGTTATGGCAGTTGGTGTTCCCCAACGGTAACTACCCTCAGAGAAGTTCAATAATTTGTCCTCTTTCGTCTTTTTATCAAATGGCTGTTTAAACAACTTCTTCTGCTCACACATTAACCTTCTCAAAATGTCATTTGAAATTCCATGTTTTACAACTTGGAAAAAACCCCATTCCTTTGAAGCCTTTGATATCTCAAACTTGCACTCTTCTATCGCTACCTCATCATCACTCTTTTTTAAACGGCTCAGATCAATCACTGGAAGCTCACATTCATCATCCACCGTTAATTcatcattaatattatcaatgtTTTGGGCCTTGTTGAGAAGGGTCTTGTATGTCTCTTCAAAGGGTGGGTCCGAAATCGAGTACATATGAAAATTGAATAGTATAACGAGCTAGTCGGTGAAGGAATTTGGTAATTGATTTCGTTGAAGTGATATAAACAGACATGAAAAGAAGGTAAGGACAATAGTTTAtggttgtttttgttttttctgtTTATTTAGTCTTTGATGAAAACGTTTTAGGCTTTGGAGACAAAGGTAGATTACATGTCTTTTTTGTTGAGACACATTCATCCTCATTTTCacttcattaattaaaaaaggtTTGGTGTACATTAATTCACACATTCTACTCCCTTGAGATAGATAGAAATAGTGAGATCGTAATAGATATGATAAATTTTGATAtctaagaaaatatatatatatatatataaaataaagtgctaaataaaatataaaaattaagagtGTTTAAATATAGTAATTCTTGTTAATTAATGAAGTGTACGAACACTTGtgtcattttaaaaatacttttttgataaaaaaataataaaaactagaaaatttaaataattatgtgaaagttg
This region of Cicer arietinum cultivar CDC Frontier isolate Library 1 chromosome 8, Cicar.CDCFrontier_v2.0, whole genome shotgun sequence genomic DNA includes:
- the LOC101502614 gene encoding uncharacterized protein isoform X1, which codes for MEDNHKLVDLSSSCYYGCGDGIEMEQKQRITESDHMNAFQYTGDKVDSFVIDMDAYSSGINKDATNTNSRITLQRSLSRKGSQRVGDRKLNGITTLSPHSHDINNNNNNKDAISALCSPKGTLTGSCSTPDKAASMAVGSTDHFINTTATETKSITRRNSFIRSSSSCPLDPKRVLIFFATLSSMGTMLLIYFTLITNKQNEDQFLGDTNH
- the LOC101502614 gene encoding uncharacterized protein isoform X2, with the translated sequence MEDNHKLVDLSSSCYYGCGDGIEMEQKQRITESDHMNAFQYTGDKVDSFVIDMDAYSSGINKDATNTNSRITRSLSRKGSQRVGDRKLNGITTLSPHSHDINNNNNNKDAISALCSPKGTLTGSCSTPDKAASMAVGSTDHFINTTATETKSITRRNSFIRSSSSCPLDPKRVLIFFATLSSMGTMLLIYFTLITNKQNEDQFLGDTNH
- the LOC101502300 gene encoding gibberellin 2-beta-dioxygenase 8 — encoded protein: MYSISDPPFEETYKTLLNKAQNIDNINDELTVDDECELPVIDLSRLKKSDDEVAIEECKFEISKASKEWGFFQVVKHGISNDILRRLMCEQKKLFKQPFDKKTKEDKLLNFSEGSYRWGTPTAITVTQLSWSEAFHIPLTDIIGSTRSTTHLSSIIEQFATTVSNLAQILADILAEKLGQQSTFFKKNCLPNTCYLRLNRYPPCPIDFRIHGLMPHTDSDFLTILYQDQVGGLQLVKDGKWVAVKPNPDVLIINIGDLFQAWSNGVYKSVEHRVVTNPRVERFSVAYFLCPSYDTMIESCADPSVYKKFSFQEYRQQVRDDVHKLGSKIGLSRFLI